In one window of Clavelina lepadiformis chromosome 4, kaClaLepa1.1, whole genome shotgun sequence DNA:
- the LOC143452633 gene encoding neo-calmodulin-like produces MTISEEKVNGCGKYEIDAIFNLFDRDRNGVIDIEDLKITLHSTRHYATYDELNDIIKDISKNGKDFIEYDDFEKFAENQLEDCRDDLVRDAFQVFDCDQDGYINKNDLRKLITNFLSSPTEEELNDLLEEADRNGDGQIDFEDFVNAIKAQ; encoded by the exons ATGACGATCTCGGAAGAAAAAGTGAACGGCTGCGGAAAGTACGAAATCGATGCGATATTCAATCTCTTCGACCGCGATCGAAATGGTGTGATCGATATTGAAGACTTGAAAATTACGCTTCATTCTACACGACATTACGCCACTTACGATGAACTAAATGACATTATCAAGGACATTAGTAAGAACGGAAAAGACTTTATTGAGTATGACGATTTCgaaaaatttgctgaaaacCAATTGGAAGATTGTCGTGATGACTTAGTTCGCGATGCATTCCAA GTATTCGATTGCGACCAGGACGGTTACATCAACAAGAATGATCTGAGAAAATTGATCACCAATTTCTTGTCTTCACCGACTGAAGAAGAACTCAATGATCTTCTGGAGGAAGCAGACAGAAACGGAGATGGACAAATTGACTTTGAAGACTTTGTGAACGCAATCAAAGCGCAATGA